Below is a genomic region from Phacochoerus africanus isolate WHEZ1 chromosome X, ROS_Pafr_v1, whole genome shotgun sequence.
TGATGCCCTCAGGCCCCTCTGCCCCTTCCATCCACGGGCCTGGCTTCCGGCGCGCTGGGGGAGCAGCCATTCTGCAGCGGTGGCCTCCAGGCCCGGTGCTCGAGGCTGTCTCGGGAGGAGAGTGGCTCTTGAAGCAGGagtcccctccttcctccctcgtCTGCAGCCTGCAGTGTCCTGCCGTTTTCATTTCAGAAAGCATCTGGGGGACCCCACCGCGGACGATGGGTGAAGACGCCCAGTCGCAGGATACGGCGTCCACCAGCTCCCCGAGGGCGGGCGAGCCCAGCGCCGAGGTCAAACGGAGCGGGGACtcggaggggcggggagggagccCGCAGGATCCGCCTGTGGAGCATCACTTTGCCTGTAAAGAGTGTGGGGGTGCCTTTCGGCTCAAGGTCCTGCTGGTGCAGCACCAGAGAATTCACAGCGAGGAGAAGGGCTGGGAGTGCGGCGACTGCGGGGAGGTCTTCCGGGGGGCGTCGGAGTTCAACGAGCACCGCAAGAGCCACGCGGCCCCCGAGCCCCGGCCCGGCCCCAGCCGCGCCCCGGATGAAGCGGCGGCGAAGGGGGAGCAGATGGAGAGGGAGGCGAAGCCCTTCGAGTGCGATGAGTGCGGCAAGAGGTTCAAGAAGAACGCGGGCCTCAGTCAGCACCTGCGTGTGCACAGCAGGGAGAAGCCCTTTGGCTGCGAGGAGTGTGGGCGCGCCTTCAAAGTGAACACCCACCTCTTCCGACACCAGAAGCTGCACACCTCGGAAAAGCCCTTCGCCTGCAAGACGTGCAGCCGGGATTTCCTGGACCGCCAGGAGCTGCTCAAGCACCAGCGAATGCACACCGGCCACCTGCCCTTCGACTGCGACGACTGCGGCAAGTCCTTCCGAGGGGTCAACGGCCTGGCCGAGCACCAGCGCATCCACAGCGGGGCCAAGCCCTACGGCTGCCCGCACTGCGGCAAGCTCTTCCGGAGGAGCTCGGAGCTCACCAAGCACCGGCGCAtccacacgggcgagaagccctacGCGTGCGGCCAGTGCGGCAAGGCCTTCCGGCAGAGCTCCAGCCTCCTGGAGCACCAGCGCATCCACACCGGCGAGCGGCCCTACGCCTGCGGCGACTGCGGCAAGGCCTTCCGCGGGCCCTCCGACCTGATCAAGCACCGGCGCATCCACAGCGGACTGAAGCCCTACGAGTGCGACACGTGCGGGAAGGCCTTCCGCAGGAGCTCCGGCCTGAGTCGCCATCGCAGGACCCACAGCGGAGCGAGGCGCTGCGAGTGCAGCGAGTGCGGCCGCGTGTTCAAGAGGCGGTCGGCGCTGCAGAAGCATCAGCCCAGCCACCACGAGTAAGACGGGCCGCAGCCCCACGGCTGCCGGCCGCCGGCCGCCGGCCGAGGCGCCCAGGGCTCTGGGCGAGGGGGGCAGAGTCAAAGGAGATGAACCGTTTTGTAGCGCTTACACATTTTGTCGTCGGAAAGGTTGAAGCCAACTTCTACTGCCACCAGCAATTTATAAGTGTCCGTGTTTCCCCTTTTGCCTATGAGAGTAGCTTCTAGCATTTCGATGTATTTGGGCTGCTTCAGCTGGCCTGAGGTACCAATCCACAGGCCTTgaacctgagagagagagaagagaagcctggccgtgggggtggaggtggggttcGTCGGTcctcccccacctgctccccGCCGGGGGACACCGAGACCCGCAGCTATTCGGGGATGGCCTTGAGAGAGAGCGAAGCCAACCTTCCCGAAGAGAAGCTCGCCCCAGACTGCTTTGGCCTActtgaatttataaatttttagggctgtaaaTAGGACAATCACATGTCTGATAaagatttaatttattaatttagtgATACATACATATTGTAAAGTGCATATGACATAGAATAATATATTAATTCAGAAAATCATTCCCTTTTTCCCTAGCGCCGCTCCATGAGGTCATTTAACTCTAACTCCTCTTACACGTTCCCAACCTCACCGCCTTCACCAGCCTCAGAGTCCCTTTGGCGTCATCGGTTCCAAAGCACATCCAGTGGCTGCCATCCCTCCGAGCTGTGGGCCATGTAGCACTGTGACAAGGCTCTCGCCAGAAGTCGCCTCCCAAGCCATAAGCACATGTTCACGTAACATTAGAATgcttgctgttgttgttgtttcattaAACTGAAGGTGTTCCTTTTTTGAAACGACCTCTCACCGACTTCGTGAAAGCATCTCAAGCGACACTGTCACTGAGAGGGCCTTCGCTTAAGAAAAAGTACTGAATCGGAGTTCGGTTGCTCTCGTGGCCCTTTTTCTTAAGCCCGTGCCATCTGGTGACGCCCATCCATGTCCAGAGCTGCCACTGACTGGGGTTCGTTTCGGCCTCATGGGTCTTGTCCTCCAGCAGCACTCCTGTGTTCAAAACAAGGTAGGAACGTCTCAAGGACTCAAGGGTGAGGTGGCGCCTCCTTTTCGGGACCCGTAGCCTCTCCTCAGGTGGGGCCCAGCTGGTGTTTCGCCCAGCCTCCATGTCCCCCTCCGGGAAACGAACGTGACCACGGGACGACCTCCGAAGCTCCCCGCAAGGACCGCGGTGCCGCCCGCGCCCGGCCCGGAGGCACGCGCTCGGCGAAGGGCCTCGGCCGTCAACGTCGTTGTCGTCGCTGTTGTTCCGTGACTCCTGGGGACAGACCCAGGCCTCCTGACTCCTGGTCTCCTCTTCTTTGTCTCGCGCGATGACTTCAAATACTGTTTCCGTTGTCTTGCATGCGAATCGTATGTTCATCTCCTTTGACCAGTTACCGAGTTCCCTTTGGATATATTGACTTTAGACAGCAGTTCTTTCTTCATCGACTGTGATGATggcttttccagttttattgctttgcttcGTGTAACAGGTTTAttacatttctgttgtgccaGCTTTTGATTTTCACGTATCCAACACTCATAGGTGTCGGCTACGCCGTAGCTTCCATTGCTTCAGTAGTTACAggtgattacatttttttctagaattttaattacaaatgaaaagttgaaagccctGCCCCACCAGAAGCTGGATGTGCCAGGCGGGCAGGCTGGATGGAAATGGGCCAGAGACGCAGGCTCGCTCATCCAAGACGCAGACCGCACATCTGTGGGCAGTGCTCGACTATCCAGCCTGGCCACTCAGGCCCTCGAGAGGAACTTCCATCTCGGATTGGCCAGCGCACTCTGACCGTTCCTCAGTAGAGCCCTGGCCGTCAGCCACAGGGCCGGGCCTCACCTCCATCAAAGGGGTGGTCCCAACTTGGTGGGTCTTGGCAGCAGCAGGCCGAGGCCTTGGCCATGCTCGGCGTGGATTCAGTGCCTGAGCAGTGGATCCACCCGAGAGACGTCCCAAACACACGGAGACTCACTCGAGGGACGCTGTCACGTGgatggcctcctcctcctcctagaGAGGGACCCTGGATCTAGAAAGAGCTCGGTTTGGTGGCTTCCGCTTTCGACAACTAGGGGGAACTTCACCCGTGTGTTCTGAGGTGCGGCCACACCTCAGAGGGGCGACGGAGCAAAGGCTCGGAGAAGAACCGCGCCCCTCTGAAGGCTGCGCCATGCCCGGGCTGTGACTTGCAGCAGCCGTGCCCAGGAGGGGCACTCCAAGGCGGGTTTGGAGGGCACCAACGCCCTTCTGACAATGGCCTGTGTGGCATGGAAAGAGAAGTTGGTCATCCTGGGGCTGGGCTGTCACTTccgccagccccccaccccccaccccgggaggAACGGCAGCAAGGGCCGGCCAGCAACCTGGCCCCTCCAGCGGCCTGGAGAGCCCGCAGGCAGAAGCCAGCCTCGCTGTGCCGTGACTTCACAGCAGCTGGGCCTGGGGTAGAGGGGGTGCTCGAGGGCTTGCCGAGGAAGCGGGCCCTTCTGATGGGCCCCCCGAGGCCGGGAAGCAGGGTCCCACAGTGACCCTGTGACCTTGGCTAGAAGGTCCTCTGGAATGGCCTCCGGGCCACAGCAGTGTCTCTCCGCGACATCTCCATCCTGAGCCCCGGGCTGGAGAGAAGCTGACGGCACTTGTTACATAGCGATTCTTTTTGCTCTGGGGGCCTCAGTCCTTGCCGTCGTTGTGAATCTGTGTCTGAAAtcactgcttccttctctcttttcaagCGGTTATGACGTATGTGCTACAACTGTCATTTGGGAGCGAGCGCGGACGgccgtggggaggggggggcgtcTGGCACCTTTGCAGGAGACACCCTGCCATTTGTTGCCCGGGTCTTAGGAAAGATCCAGATGCAGTATTAACTTGGAACCTAGCATCGTGGGCATCACCGCTCCACGTGTCTCCGGCCAGGACGCGGCGTCTTGGCATCCgtcataccttctttttttttcccattcgcAGTTCTATGATTTTCTCTCAAACCAACTGTCCTCCAGAGCGAACGCAGCTTTTCGGCCCCTGTGTTTGCGGGTAAAGTCTGTGCGCTCTGCAAACGCAAGCAGTCTGTGGCTTTAACATGTGTCCTGTAGTTGTGCCGAGTCCAGGCTTTGCCCCGGGTCCCTGGGGGGTGGCTTTCGTGGGACTCTAGGTGTACCGCTACGTCAGATGCAAAATGTGA
It encodes:
- the ZNF275 gene encoding zinc finger protein 275 encodes the protein MGEDAQSQDTASTSSPRAGEPSAEVKRSGDSEGRGGSPQDPPVEHHFACKECGGAFRLKVLLVQHQRIHSEEKGWECGDCGEVFRGASEFNEHRKSHAAPEPRPGPSRAPDEAAAKGEQMEREAKPFECDECGKRFKKNAGLSQHLRVHSREKPFGCEECGRAFKVNTHLFRHQKLHTSEKPFACKTCSRDFLDRQELLKHQRMHTGHLPFDCDDCGKSFRGVNGLAEHQRIHSGAKPYGCPHCGKLFRRSSELTKHRRIHTGEKPYACGQCGKAFRQSSSLLEHQRIHTGERPYACGDCGKAFRGPSDLIKHRRIHSGLKPYECDTCGKAFRRSSGLSRHRRTHSGARRCECSECGRVFKRRSALQKHQPSHHE